The nucleotide sequence TCGTTCGATTCCGCTTCCACAAACTCGGCGATCGACTTGTAATCGGACTTCAATGACTGATAGAGCTTTTGGAAAATGGGATAAGCCCGATTGTAGCTGGCCTTGGCCGATGTGTTCGTCTCGGTTTCGGTTTCGACTCGAATCGTTGCTTCGCAGGCTTCCACGACGCTGGAATATGCTCCGGTCCCGGCAGCTGCCAACAAAGCGACACCAAATGCCGGTCCTTCTTCCGCGTTGATCGTCACGACATTCTGACCGTAGACATCGGCCTGCAATTGTCGCCAGAACTTGCTGCGTGCACCACCGCCTGAGACTCGAATCTGTTCGATCGGGATGTTCATTTCCCGAATCAGTTCCAAACAGTCTCGCATCGCAAAAGTCGCTCCTTCCATGACCGAGCGAACGAAGTGAGCTTTCTGATGCCGCAAGCTCATTCCCACCCACGTGCCGCGAGCATGTGGATCGGCATGTGGAGTTCGTTCGCCCGTCAAATACGGCAGAAAGAACAGACCTTCCGAACCAGCAGGTGCACGGTTAGCTTCGGCGGTCAGCAATTCGTAAGGGTCAACGCCCATCCCCTTAGCCGCCGCGACCTCTGCCAGTGCGAACTGATTTCGGTACCACTGCAAGCTTCCTCCGGCGGAAAGCACGCACCCCATGACATGCCATTTGTCACGCACCGCATGACAGAACGTATGAATTCTCCCGCCAGCGTCGATTTGCACTTCGTCGCTGTGGGCGAAGACAACACCACTCGTTCCCATCGTGGCCGAAATGACTCCTCGGCTGACGATTCCGTTTCCGATCGCGCTGGCTGCCTGATCTCCACCTCCACCGACGACGGGAACACCCTCCGGCAATCCCAACGCCGCTGCGGCTGCTGCATGCAGCTTTCCGCTCACTTCTTCGGACTCGTAAACTTCCGGCAGCAACGCGGGGTCAATTTCGAGTCGGGTCAACAACTCCTGACTCCACTGCCGACGTCTCACATCGAGCAACAGTGTTCCCGATGCATCGCTCACTTCGGAAGCGAACTCCCCCGTGAGCCGGTATCGCACGTAATCTTTCGGCAGGAGAACCTTGCTGAGTTTTTCGTAGTGATGCGGTTCGTGATTGCGAAGCCAGAGTATCTTGGGAGCGGTGAACCCTGTCAGTGCCGGGTTGGCAACCATCTCAATGAGAGCGGTTCGGCCCCCAGCTCGTGATTCGATTTCTTCGCACTCTTTCACCGTCCGTTGATCGTTCCAGAGCAAAGCTGGTCGAATCACCTTCCCATCAGCATCCAGAAACACGGAACCATGCATCTGTCCACTGAGGCCAATGCCTTTCACATCCGCCGGTGAGATTTTTGCTGCTGCCAGCACTTTTCGAACAGTTTCTGCAGAAGCAGTCCACCAGTCTTCAGGATCCTGTTCGGACCAGCCCGGGTGCGGACTTGAGAGCGGATACTCAGCTGTCGCTGACGCGAGAATCGTTCCATCTTCTTTAATGGCAAGTGTTTTGGTGCCACTTGTGCCGATGTCGATTCCTAAATACACACCCATTACCAGCGTTCCCTTTTTGATGTGAATCAGCGAAGTCGATTGAACCCGCTAAAACGTCGAGAGTAGAATTTCATCAACGATCCAGAATAGGAAATCGACTCGTGGCTGTGTAGCAACAGACACTTCCAACTCTTCGTTCAGCCCTCCAGCGAGGCACCCGTGACACGACGAATCCTTGCCGCACTTCTCATTGTCAGAAGCTTGACGCTGTCTGTTCCCGCAGAAGAACGACTTCCGGAACGCTTGAGAGAGCAGTTCTGGACACAAGGAGACCAAGTCCGCACAGCTTTTGTCCCGGTGATTCGCAATGCTCGACGCGGAACCGTCAAATTTCTGAAAGAAGCGGAGCCGGTCGCACTAGGAGCAATTGTTGATCGTGATGGTTGGATTCTGACGAAGGCGAGTCAGATCGGAGACGCTGACTTGGTTTCTCTTCAAGACGGCAGACGGGTCCCGTTTGAGTATGTCGGTCACGATGTCAAACTCGATCTCGCCCTCGTTCGTATCGACGCTTCCCGCCTGACGCCTGTTGAATGGGAGACCGAAGAACCGAAGCTGGGAGCATGGGTCGTGACGACTGGACACAAACCTGATCCTCTGGGAATCGGAGTGGTCAGCGTCCCCC is from Thalassoglobus sp. JC818 and encodes:
- the xylB gene encoding xylulokinase, with the protein product MGVYLGIDIGTSGTKTLAIKEDGTILASATAEYPLSSPHPGWSEQDPEDWWTASAETVRKVLAAAKISPADVKGIGLSGQMHGSVFLDADGKVIRPALLWNDQRTVKECEEIESRAGGRTALIEMVANPALTGFTAPKILWLRNHEPHHYEKLSKVLLPKDYVRYRLTGEFASEVSDASGTLLLDVRRRQWSQELLTRLEIDPALLPEVYESEEVSGKLHAAAAAALGLPEGVPVVGGGGDQAASAIGNGIVSRGVISATMGTSGVVFAHSDEVQIDAGGRIHTFCHAVRDKWHVMGCVLSAGGSLQWYRNQFALAEVAAAKGMGVDPYELLTAEANRAPAGSEGLFFLPYLTGERTPHADPHARGTWVGMSLRHQKAHFVRSVMEGATFAMRDCLELIREMNIPIEQIRVSGGGARSKFWRQLQADVYGQNVVTINAEEGPAFGVALLAAAGTGAYSSVVEACEATIRVETETETNTSAKASYNRAYPIFQKLYQSLKSDYKSIAEFVEAESNDGKTV